One Loxodonta africana isolate mLoxAfr1 chromosome 15, mLoxAfr1.hap2, whole genome shotgun sequence genomic window carries:
- the LOC135227700 gene encoding olfactory receptor 8G50-like has protein sequence MAAGNHSTVTEFFLAGLTEKSERQLPLFLFFLGVYIITVVGNLGMITLIGLSSHLHIPLYYFLSSLSFIDLCYSTVITPKMLVNFVTEKNTISYPECMTQLYFFIFLIISECHMLAVMAYDGYVAVCNPLLYNVTMSCQVYSWLVVEVYMMGLIGATVHTGYMLRVVFCKAKIINHYFCDLFALMELSCSSTYINEVVLFCLSAFNIFAPILVILGSYVSIIASILLIHSTVSRSKAFSTCSSHISAVTIFYGSAAFTYLQPSSVSSMDQGKLSSVFYTIIVPMLNSLIYSLRNKDVKSALKKSLRKDYFALTKIYNSWRRSSKEGVQR, from the coding sequence ATGGCAGCAGGAAATCACTCCACAGTGACTGAGTTCTTCCTTGCCGGGCTAACAGAAAAGTCAGAACGCCAGCtgcccctctttcttttcttcctaggagTCTATATTATCACAGTGGTGGGGAATCTGGGCATGATCACACTGATTGGGCTCAGTTCTCACCTGCATATCCCCTtgtactatttcctcagcagtttgtccttcattgatctctgctattccactgtcattacccccaaaatgctggtgaactttgtgacagagaagaacaccATCTCCTACCCCGAATGCATGACTCAGCtctacttcttcatttttttaattatatcggAATGTCATATGTTGGCTGTGATGGCATACGATGGCTATGTTGCTGTCTGTAATCCATTGCTTTACAATGTCACCATGTCTTGTCAGGTCTACTCCTGGTTGGTAGTTGAGGTATATATGATGGGCTTGATTGGTGCCACAGTTCACACAGGTTATATGCTAAGAGTGGTTTTCTGCAAGGCTAAAATAATCAACCATTACTTTTGTGATCTTTTTGCACTAATGGAGCTGTCCTGCTCCAGCACTTACATCAACGAAGTGGTGCTTTTTTGTCTCAGTGCATTTAATATTTTTGCACCAATCTTGGTCATCCTTGGCTCCTATGTCTCCATCATTGCCAGCATTCTGCTCATCCACTCTACTGTGAGCAGGTCCAAAGCCTTCAGCACATGCAGCTCCCACATCTCAGCTGTCACAATCTTCTATGGTTCTGCAGCCTTCACCTACCTTCAGCCATCAAGTGTCAGCTCCATGGACCAAGGCAAATTGTCTTCTGTGTTTTACACCATTATCGTGCCAATGCTGAACTCcctgatctacagcctgaggaataaggatgtcaaaaGTGCTCTAAAAAAATCATTGAGAAAAGACTATTTTGCATTAACAAAGATTTATAATTCTTGGAGAAGATCCAGTAAAGAAGGAGTCCAGAGATAG